One window from the genome of Paramisgurnus dabryanus chromosome 24, PD_genome_1.1, whole genome shotgun sequence encodes:
- the mef2b gene encoding myocyte-specific enhancer factor 2B isoform X1 produces MGRKKIQISRILDQRNRQVTFTKRKFGLMKKAYELSVLCDCEIALIIFNSTNRLFQYASTDMDKVLLKYTEYSEPHESRTNNDILETLRRKGLGLDGSELVDHEDASSIGAEKYQLGDGMDLSVARQRYYASSHLPTEAQMMGSSSENGYTNSSNPNLGRTLPYKSLCNRSGSDGSGGSNSHAALAGPHSGVGYSTFTHGNLSRGLEMKTPPPLGVTGDGRRIDLHAGLCGTRSNLSNAVRESTKRALYQSMHAGGHMMTMGKTGLLGHSLGNYGPTDYSHPGYAVGYQRNSMNTWQSLNHQDAHQSMISSGMSSAGGCSYPSHSSSPTSPTHPSLNLSIKSERTSPDHTLSATPPAHHMVQHSPMEEPKVMSHCPPKEYTALERDEVKKGGFSSQQGPHRDPGEEKCDHSLKQRDISNGWIR; encoded by the exons ATGGGGCGGAAGAAAATACAGATCTCTCGGATCCTTGACCAACGCAACCGACAG GTGACATTTACCAAGCGCAAGTTCGGTCTGATGAAAAAGGCTTACGAGCTGAGCGTGTTGTGCGACTGCGAGATCGCCCTCATCATTTTCAACAGCACAAACCGACTGTTTCAGTATGCCAGCACCGACATGGACAAAGTACTGCTGAAGTACACCGAATACAGCGAACCTCATGAAAGCCGTACCAATAATGACATACTGGAG ACTTTGAGAAGGAAAGGATTGGGACTGGATGGTTCTGAGTTGGTTGATCATGAAGATGCCTCGTCGATCGGAGCAGAGAAATATCAGCTCGGTGATGGTATGGATCTGTCCGTCGCTCGCCAACGCTATTAC GCGTCTTCACACCTCCCTACCGAAGCACAGATGATGGGTTCAAGTAGTGAGAATGGCTACACCAACTCTTCCAATCCAAACCTAGGGAGGACACTGCCCTACAAATCCCTATGCAACAGATCCGGCTCGGACGGTTCTGGAGGTTCCAACTCCCACGCGGCACTAGCAGGCCCGCATTCAG GTGTGGGCTATTCGACATTCACCCATGGCAACCTGAGCAGAGGTTTGGAGATGAAAACTCCGCCCCCTCTGGGTGTCACCGGCGACGGACGGCGAATCGACCTGCATGCCGGCCTGTGCGGAACCCGCAGCAATTTGAGCAATGCAGTGAGAGAGTCCACCAAA AGGGCTTTGTATCAGAGTATGCACGCTGGAGGTCACATGATGACTATGGGGAAGACAGGTTTACTGGGGCACAGTCTCGGGAACTACGGGCCCACAG ACTACAGTCATCCTGGTTACGCTGTGGGTTATCAGCGCAATTCCATGAACACATGGCAATCTCTGAATCATCAGGATGCCCACCAATCCATGATCAGCTCTGG GATGAGCTCAGCTGGAGGCTGCTCGTACCCGTCCCACAGCTCCTCCCCTACCTCCCCGACACACCCCTCCCTTAACCTGAGCATCAAATCAGAGCGCACCTCTCCTGACCACACTCTATCAGCCACGCCCCCCGCCCATCACATGGTGCAACACTCACCAATGGAAGAGCCTAAAGTTATGAGCCACTGTCCTCCGAAGGAATATACCGCTTTGGAGAGAGACGAGGTGAAGAAGGGAGGTTTCTCCAGCCAGCAGGGTCCGCACAGAGACCCTGGAGAGGAGAAATGCGATCATTCTCTAAAGCAGCGAGACATCAGTAATGGATGGATAAGATAG
- the mef2b gene encoding myocyte-specific enhancer factor 2B isoform X2, with protein MGRKKIQISRILDQRNRQVTFTKRKFGLMKKAYELSVLCDCEIALIIFNSTNRLFQYASTDMDKVLLKYTEYSEPHESRTNNDILETLRRKGLGLDGSELVDHEDASSIGAEKYQLGDGMDLSVARQRYYASSHLPTEAQMMGSSSENGYTNSSNPNLGRTLPYKSLCNRSGSDGSGGSNSHAALAGPHSGVGYSTFTHGNLSRGLEMKTPPPLGVTGDGRRIDLHAGLCGTRSNLSNARALYQSMHAGGHMMTMGKTGLLGHSLGNYGPTDYSHPGYAVGYQRNSMNTWQSLNHQDAHQSMISSGMSSAGGCSYPSHSSSPTSPTHPSLNLSIKSERTSPDHTLSATPPAHHMVQHSPMEEPKVMSHCPPKEYTALERDEVKKGGFSSQQGPHRDPGEEKCDHSLKQRDISNGWIR; from the exons ATGGGGCGGAAGAAAATACAGATCTCTCGGATCCTTGACCAACGCAACCGACAG GTGACATTTACCAAGCGCAAGTTCGGTCTGATGAAAAAGGCTTACGAGCTGAGCGTGTTGTGCGACTGCGAGATCGCCCTCATCATTTTCAACAGCACAAACCGACTGTTTCAGTATGCCAGCACCGACATGGACAAAGTACTGCTGAAGTACACCGAATACAGCGAACCTCATGAAAGCCGTACCAATAATGACATACTGGAG ACTTTGAGAAGGAAAGGATTGGGACTGGATGGTTCTGAGTTGGTTGATCATGAAGATGCCTCGTCGATCGGAGCAGAGAAATATCAGCTCGGTGATGGTATGGATCTGTCCGTCGCTCGCCAACGCTATTAC GCGTCTTCACACCTCCCTACCGAAGCACAGATGATGGGTTCAAGTAGTGAGAATGGCTACACCAACTCTTCCAATCCAAACCTAGGGAGGACACTGCCCTACAAATCCCTATGCAACAGATCCGGCTCGGACGGTTCTGGAGGTTCCAACTCCCACGCGGCACTAGCAGGCCCGCATTCAG GTGTGGGCTATTCGACATTCACCCATGGCAACCTGAGCAGAGGTTTGGAGATGAAAACTCCGCCCCCTCTGGGTGTCACCGGCGACGGACGGCGAATCGACCTGCATGCCGGCCTGTGCGGAACCCGCAGCAATTTGAGCAATGCA AGGGCTTTGTATCAGAGTATGCACGCTGGAGGTCACATGATGACTATGGGGAAGACAGGTTTACTGGGGCACAGTCTCGGGAACTACGGGCCCACAG ACTACAGTCATCCTGGTTACGCTGTGGGTTATCAGCGCAATTCCATGAACACATGGCAATCTCTGAATCATCAGGATGCCCACCAATCCATGATCAGCTCTGG GATGAGCTCAGCTGGAGGCTGCTCGTACCCGTCCCACAGCTCCTCCCCTACCTCCCCGACACACCCCTCCCTTAACCTGAGCATCAAATCAGAGCGCACCTCTCCTGACCACACTCTATCAGCCACGCCCCCCGCCCATCACATGGTGCAACACTCACCAATGGAAGAGCCTAAAGTTATGAGCCACTGTCCTCCGAAGGAATATACCGCTTTGGAGAGAGACGAGGTGAAGAAGGGAGGTTTCTCCAGCCAGCAGGGTCCGCACAGAGACCCTGGAGAGGAGAAATGCGATCATTCTCTAAAGCAGCGAGACATCAGTAATGGATGGATAAGATAG